The Geoglobus acetivorans genome window below encodes:
- a CDS encoding TIGR04053 family radical SAM/SPASM domain-containing protein, translated as MFYDIREKPFIIFWELTRACMLACRHCRARAIRKRNPNELTTDEAFGVIEQIKEFGRPYPLVVFTGGDPLMREDVFEIVEYATSSGIRSAIAFSGTKLATRERLEKLKEAGISRIAISLDGSNPEIHDHFRGVGGTFETSLEILEMARELEISRQINTTVTNFNMADLPNIAKIGIENEIALWDVFFVVPTGRAKAEYMPTSQEFEDILNWLYDLSKRTPLNVKSSAATHLRRIEYMRDSGTYDLPHGELYHRLAESLRGMPEGDSKEIVSGAHGRSMARDGIRRMMGITDGRGMFFISHVGEVYPSGFLPLVAGNVREKSLRDIYGNSDIFLSLKNPDNLRGKCGKCEFRHICGGSRARAYAMTGDYLAAEPRCIYRPKGTEVIM; from the coding sequence TTGTTTTACGACATCCGAGAGAAACCATTCATAATTTTCTGGGAATTAACGAGAGCCTGCATGCTTGCTTGCAGACACTGCAGAGCCAGAGCGATAAGAAAAAGAAATCCGAATGAGCTTACGACCGATGAGGCCTTTGGTGTAATCGAGCAGATAAAGGAGTTTGGTAGACCCTATCCGCTCGTCGTTTTTACAGGCGGAGACCCTCTGATGAGGGAGGACGTCTTTGAGATTGTTGAATACGCAACTTCCAGTGGCATCAGATCAGCAATAGCATTCAGTGGAACAAAGCTTGCTACGAGAGAAAGACTTGAGAAGCTGAAGGAGGCAGGTATCTCCAGAATAGCAATAAGTCTCGATGGCAGCAATCCTGAGATACATGATCATTTCAGGGGTGTAGGCGGAACGTTTGAGACGAGTCTGGAGATTCTTGAGATGGCAAGGGAGCTTGAAATATCTCGGCAGATTAACACAACTGTAACGAATTTCAACATGGCTGATTTGCCGAATATAGCGAAGATCGGGATTGAGAACGAAATCGCTCTCTGGGATGTGTTCTTTGTTGTGCCTACCGGAAGGGCAAAGGCCGAGTACATGCCGACTTCACAGGAATTTGAGGACATACTCAACTGGCTGTATGATTTGTCAAAGAGGACACCTCTCAACGTTAAAAGCTCCGCAGCCACACATTTGAGGAGAATTGAGTACATGAGGGACAGTGGAACATATGATTTACCTCACGGGGAACTTTACCACAGGCTCGCAGAGTCTCTGAGGGGTATGCCTGAAGGAGACTCCAAGGAGATAGTTTCCGGGGCGCATGGGAGGAGCATGGCAAGGGACGGCATCAGGAGGATGATGGGTATAACTGACGGTAGAGGAATGTTCTTCATAAGCCATGTTGGGGAAGTTTACCCGAGCGGTTTCCTTCCGCTGGTTGCAGGGAATGTTAGGGAGAAAAGTCTGAGAGATATTTACGGCAACTCAGACATATTTCTCAGCTTGAAAAATCCAGACAATCTCAGGGGTAAATGCGGAAAATGTGAATTCAGGCACATCTGTGGTGGTAGCAGAGCCAGAGCATACGCGATGACTGGAGATTATCTTGCAGCGGAGCCGAGATGTATTTACAGGCCTAAAGGAACCGAAGTAATAATGTAA
- a CDS encoding NADH-quinone oxidoreductase subunit J produces the protein MEAVIVLLLSVIALIFALGAWITRDNFYSALFMSATMLAVGAIYAFHGIYSVFVLIAFIFIGAVGIVTVALAATYRFVNPRKVDERWLVVGEVIAVILAVTVGLNTFMAGEFSDAFDKMLTDYSVLVAFLIVLTTLLMLSAISMLRRDSA, from the coding sequence ATGGAAGCGGTTATCGTCCTTTTGCTCTCAGTGATTGCCTTAATCTTCGCACTGGGCGCATGGATCACTCGCGATAACTTCTATTCGGCACTATTCATGTCTGCAACGATGCTGGCCGTGGGTGCGATATATGCCTTCCATGGTATCTATTCGGTTTTCGTCCTGATAGCCTTCATATTCATTGGTGCTGTGGGTATTGTTACTGTGGCTCTTGCGGCAACGTACCGTTTTGTCAACCCGAGAAAGGTTGATGAACGGTGGCTTGTCGTTGGAGAGGTTATTGCGGTAATCCTCGCTGTAACGGTAGGGCTGAATACATTTATGGCAGGGGAGTTTTCAGATGCGTTTGATAAGATGCTTACGGACTATTCTGTTCTTGTCGCGTTTCTAATCGTTCTGACAACTCTGCTCATGCTCTCTGCAATAAGCATGCTGAGGAGGGATAGCGCATGA
- a CDS encoding NADH-quinone oxidoreductase subunit K, whose amino-acid sequence MIETATSIGLLVIGYLIATSAKDVIRLLISLELMFSAVFLSVVPLFTNPSLIAEGNAITLITVFTSAGELLIMISAIIFLDRKFRKTTVDVITTGGDEL is encoded by the coding sequence ATGATTGAGACTGCAACGTCTATCGGACTGCTTGTGATAGGGTATCTAATTGCCACATCTGCGAAGGACGTTATCAGACTTTTAATATCTCTTGAGCTGATGTTTTCAGCAGTTTTCCTGTCAGTTGTGCCTCTCTTCACCAACCCGTCTCTGATAGCTGAGGGTAATGCCATTACACTGATAACTGTCTTTACGAGCGCAGGAGAACTGCTGATTATGATCTCGGCAATAATATTCCTCGACAGGAAATTCAGGAAAACGACTGTGGATGTGATAACTACAGGAGGGGATGAGCTATGA
- a CDS encoding proton-conducting transporter membrane subunit: MSLALYAFLIPLVAIIAAPFVRGKGASYLSSIVFILSFIFILSDFITKSSFTLPLFNALEPIGKIYLLGDTISHAFGFTIAFVSAMVALYSYPYMKHRFEEMDLNPDVEFRKYWFLYNLYAASMLWLVYAGNLILLYIFLEISLIASFLLIYYYGYGNRVWVAILYFVWTNIAGVLALVGILLIGFENKTLALDSIAGVSMLAWTLIFIGMMVKLPGLGPHVWLPWAHAEAPTPVSALLSPLTVGLAAYILLRIYLIDPSFILTYRWEIFIYGVITSVVAGFGVFKQTDHKRLLAYSTISQMGYILIAFSLGTAGIVGVIIQYISHAFGKSILFMSAGAIIATYHGLRDLDKMSGLHEQVPTIANAALIGFMNLSGILTIGMIGEFFILKGLVDTYGLSLDTMLLVVFVFIISGLYSFYTMKRIYYGRVRDYEKAKVNRLLDTPLYLIGAISFLFILPPLATWFVDAILTFLGGGI, from the coding sequence ATGAGCCTTGCACTGTATGCATTTTTGATTCCGCTTGTGGCGATAATTGCTGCGCCATTTGTAAGGGGGAAGGGTGCATCGTACCTGTCCTCGATTGTCTTCATCCTGTCATTCATATTCATACTTTCTGATTTCATAACGAAAAGCAGCTTCACTCTACCGCTATTCAATGCGCTTGAACCGATTGGAAAGATATACCTGCTTGGAGATACAATAAGTCATGCCTTCGGCTTTACAATTGCATTCGTTTCTGCAATGGTCGCTCTGTACTCCTATCCATACATGAAACACAGGTTCGAGGAAATGGATCTTAACCCCGATGTGGAATTCAGGAAATACTGGTTCCTTTATAACCTGTATGCTGCATCAATGCTCTGGCTGGTCTATGCTGGAAATCTTATCCTGCTCTACATCTTTCTTGAAATTTCCCTTATTGCATCATTCCTCCTGATCTACTACTATGGCTACGGGAACAGGGTATGGGTGGCAATTCTTTATTTCGTATGGACTAACATAGCCGGAGTTCTCGCGCTGGTGGGAATTCTGCTAATAGGGTTTGAAAACAAAACACTCGCGCTGGACAGCATTGCCGGGGTGAGCATGCTTGCGTGGACCCTGATTTTCATCGGCATGATGGTAAAGCTTCCTGGACTGGGCCCGCATGTATGGCTGCCCTGGGCGCATGCTGAGGCGCCCACTCCTGTCAGTGCCCTTCTGAGCCCCTTAACGGTCGGCCTCGCAGCTTATATTCTCCTAAGGATCTACCTTATCGACCCCTCCTTCATTCTGACTTACAGATGGGAGATTTTCATATACGGAGTCATTACAAGTGTTGTGGCTGGCTTTGGCGTTTTCAAGCAGACTGACCACAAGAGGTTGCTGGCGTACTCGACGATTTCTCAGATGGGTTACATTCTCATTGCATTTTCTCTCGGGACTGCCGGAATTGTTGGAGTTATAATTCAGTACATCAGCCACGCTTTCGGCAAGTCGATACTCTTCATGAGTGCTGGGGCAATCATAGCGACGTATCACGGTCTGAGAGACCTCGATAAGATGAGCGGATTGCATGAGCAGGTTCCAACCATTGCAAATGCTGCCTTGATCGGGTTCATGAATTTGAGCGGTATTCTCACCATAGGGATGATTGGCGAGTTCTTCATCCTTAAAGGACTGGTTGACACCTACGGACTGTCTCTCGACACCATGCTCCTCGTGGTCTTTGTCTTCATAATCTCCGGGCTTTACAGCTTCTATACTATGAAGAGGATATATTATGGCAGGGTCAGAGATTATGAGAAGGCCAAGGTGAACAGATTGCTCGATACACCCCTATACCTCATAGGTGCGATTTCGTTCCTTTTCATCCTGCCCCCACTTGCCACATGGTTTGTTGATGCGATATTAACGTTCCTGGGAGGTGGAATCTGA